The Corynebacterium simulans genome contains a region encoding:
- the dnaG gene encoding DNA primase, with protein sequence MAQGRIPESDIQAIRERAPLEEIVGEYVQLKPAGYDSMKGLSPFKEEKTPSFHVRPQRGYYHCFSTGKGGDVFSFLMEMEQVSFPEAVEAVAQKIGYHINYQGGSTGNRNEKPGTRQRLIAANKAAHQFYREQLETPQAAKAREFLLGRGFGRETIYDFECGYAPEGWDTATKHLLRMGFSFEELEAAGISKMGKRGPIDRFHRRLLWPIKDLSGNVIGFGARKLFEDDNLGKYMNTPETMLYRKSKVLFGLDLAKRNIAEAHQAVVVEGYTDVMAMYAAGVKTAVASCGTAFGGDHLQVLRRLMLDDSYFNGELIYTFDGDEAGQKAAMRAFQGEQSFTGQSFVSVAPEGMDPCDLRLAKGDAAVRELIADRIPMFEFVIQSVLSEYRIDTAEGRLQALRRAVPVVAQIRDAPLQREYARRLAGWVGWPNPEEVLQQVQQEARRPKKKDKKARLADAPIKAGTPAPAQQNTPVFHVPSPRETHLWPQREALKLALQYPGLAGSYFDGITADAYSNESYRIIREAISTVGGVAAGANLPSVEWIAAVAGEMLDLTARNFVSELAVEPIKVGDESDPKAWEVYADSVLSRLQEARVGDQVAQIKAQLGRMRPSDDEQAYNSLFADLVALEQARRELNDRAFRGPQPN encoded by the coding sequence ATGGCACAAGGCAGAATTCCGGAGAGCGACATCCAAGCAATCCGTGAACGCGCGCCTTTGGAAGAAATAGTGGGCGAGTATGTACAGCTCAAACCAGCTGGTTATGACTCCATGAAAGGGCTGTCGCCCTTCAAGGAAGAGAAAACGCCTTCCTTCCACGTGCGCCCGCAGCGCGGTTATTATCACTGCTTTTCCACGGGCAAAGGCGGCGATGTTTTTAGCTTCCTGATGGAAATGGAGCAGGTCTCTTTCCCCGAAGCAGTCGAGGCGGTGGCCCAAAAGATTGGCTACCACATCAATTACCAAGGCGGCAGCACCGGCAATCGCAACGAAAAACCTGGCACTCGGCAGCGCCTTATCGCGGCGAACAAGGCGGCCCACCAGTTCTACCGAGAGCAGCTAGAGACCCCGCAAGCAGCCAAGGCGCGCGAGTTCCTACTCGGTCGTGGCTTTGGCCGCGAGACCATCTATGACTTCGAGTGCGGTTATGCCCCGGAGGGGTGGGACACTGCCACCAAGCACCTTCTGCGCATGGGCTTTTCTTTTGAGGAGCTAGAGGCTGCTGGCATTTCCAAGATGGGCAAGCGCGGGCCCATCGATCGCTTCCACCGCCGCCTGCTGTGGCCCATCAAGGACCTTTCGGGCAACGTCATTGGCTTTGGTGCCCGCAAGCTTTTTGAGGATGACAACCTGGGCAAGTACATGAACACGCCTGAGACCATGCTCTATCGCAAGTCCAAGGTGCTCTTTGGCTTGGATTTGGCCAAGCGCAACATCGCGGAAGCACACCAAGCGGTGGTGGTGGAGGGCTACACCGACGTCATGGCGATGTATGCCGCAGGCGTGAAGACCGCCGTGGCCAGCTGTGGCACCGCGTTCGGCGGCGATCACCTGCAGGTCCTGCGCAGGTTGATGCTGGATGATTCCTACTTCAATGGCGAGCTCATCTACACCTTCGACGGTGATGAGGCTGGACAGAAAGCCGCGATGCGCGCTTTCCAAGGGGAGCAGTCCTTTACTGGGCAGTCTTTCGTTTCGGTGGCACCAGAGGGCATGGACCCTTGCGATTTGCGCCTGGCCAAGGGCGACGCCGCGGTGCGTGAGCTCATCGCGGACCGCATCCCGATGTTCGAGTTCGTCATCCAGTCGGTGCTTAGCGAATACCGCATCGATACCGCAGAGGGGCGTCTGCAAGCATTGCGTCGTGCGGTGCCCGTGGTGGCGCAGATTCGCGACGCCCCGCTGCAGCGTGAGTACGCCCGCCGCCTAGCTGGCTGGGTGGGTTGGCCCAACCCGGAGGAAGTCCTGCAGCAGGTCCAGCAGGAGGCTCGCCGGCCTAAGAAAAAGGACAAGAAGGCACGGCTTGCCGACGCCCCGATCAAAGCCGGCACGCCCGCTCCCGCACAACAGAACACTCCGGTCTTCCACGTGCCAAGCCCCCGTGAGACCCACCTGTGGCCGCAGCGGGAGGCCCTAAAGCTGGCCTTGCAGTACCCGGGCCTTGCCGGTTCTTACTTCGACGGGATTACCGCCGATGCGTACTCGAACGAGTCTTACCGCATCATCCGCGAGGCAATCTCTACTGTCGGTGGCGTTGCTGCCGGCGCCAACCTGCCCAGCGTGGAATGGATCGCCGCTGTGGCAGGGGAGATGCTCGATCTCACTGCGCGCAACTTTGTCAGTGAGCTTGCCGTGGAACCCATCAAGGTGGGCGATGAGTCCGATCCCAAGGCTTGGGAGGTTTATGCTGACAGCGTGCTTTCCCGCCTCCAGGAAGCCCGCGTGGGCGACCAAGTAGCCCAAATCAAGGCCCAACTAGGTCGCATGCGCCCCTCCGACGACGAGCAAGCTTATAACTCGCTTTTCGCCGACCTCGTCGCCCTCGAGCAGGCCCGCCGCGAGCTCAATGACAGGGCGTTTCGTGGGCCGCAGCCTAATTAG
- a CDS encoding acid phosphatase → MVRHRYSIVATSRRSVAAAILAVGVAGAGAHVNPAPASAQLSSSMPALTGAVTGSSSGAPAVQHDGAPTPTPFTTDYLVGFPSDVSSYQYGVYWEVVRMFDHVKTQQPIMDENLEKAIAINNAAADDPALIKRAQQDAAADTDGVMLAVSDALGEEFGGAFRDALAEHRLPKTEYLLGNGYLARAGGLASSTFAEKYHFNVRRPFQVAPDAIHKYNDGKKDYYGTTPAFPSGHTNQATWITTLMAHMLPEVAPQLVLRGAEAGNHRVVMGVHYPLDVIGGRMTGQAAAADRLNDPRMHDALDQAAAEIRAEMKWRTGKDISELVAQQADAGKNYATDEQAVERYAPMLDYGFKPAYATDAPMIVPKAAPVLLESTHPELTWEQRAEVLRQTANPAGHPLDWQGEAGSWQRLNLAKAMAATVTVNPDGAVQVSN, encoded by the coding sequence ATGGTTCGTCATCGTTATTCGATAGTTGCTACTTCCCGCCGTTCTGTAGCGGCCGCAATTCTGGCAGTGGGTGTAGCGGGTGCAGGCGCACATGTGAATCCTGCGCCAGCTAGTGCACAGTTATCGTCTTCGATGCCAGCGCTTACGGGGGCTGTTACCGGCTCGAGCAGTGGTGCCCCAGCAGTCCAGCATGACGGCGCACCAACCCCAACTCCATTCACCACCGACTACTTGGTTGGCTTTCCTTCCGATGTCTCTTCCTACCAATACGGCGTCTACTGGGAAGTAGTCCGCATGTTTGACCATGTGAAGACCCAGCAGCCAATCATGGATGAGAACCTCGAAAAGGCCATTGCCATCAACAACGCTGCTGCCGATGATCCAGCGCTGATTAAGCGCGCTCAGCAAGATGCGGCTGCCGACACTGACGGCGTGATGCTTGCGGTTTCTGACGCACTGGGTGAGGAGTTTGGCGGCGCTTTCCGCGATGCTCTTGCCGAGCATCGCCTGCCAAAGACGGAGTACCTGTTGGGAAATGGCTACCTAGCTCGTGCGGGCGGACTAGCTAGCTCTACCTTCGCGGAAAAGTACCACTTCAACGTGCGGCGTCCTTTCCAGGTAGCACCCGATGCTATTCACAAGTACAACGACGGTAAGAAGGACTATTACGGCACCACGCCGGCTTTCCCGTCTGGCCATACAAACCAGGCAACGTGGATCACCACGTTGATGGCCCACATGCTTCCGGAGGTCGCACCGCAGCTCGTGCTGCGCGGCGCGGAAGCCGGCAACCACCGCGTGGTCATGGGCGTGCACTATCCGCTCGACGTTATCGGTGGCCGTATGACGGGTCAGGCGGCAGCGGCCGACCGTCTCAACGATCCACGTATGCACGATGCGCTTGACCAAGCAGCGGCCGAAATCCGTGCAGAGATGAAGTGGCGCACTGGCAAGGACATTTCCGAGCTCGTAGCCCAGCAGGCTGATGCGGGTAAGAATTACGCTACCGACGAGCAGGCAGTTGAGCGTTATGCTCCGATGCTGGACTACGGCTTTAAGCCTGCTTATGCCACCGATGCTCCAATGATTGTCCCGAAGGCCGCGCCGGTCCTGCTTGAATCAACCCATCCCGAGCTCACTTGGGAGCAACGCGCCGAGGTGCTTCGCCAAACCGCAAACCCCGCTGGCCACCCCCTCGACTGGCAGGGCGAAGCAGGATCCTGGCAGCGCCTAAATCTGGCAAAGGCCATGGCTGCGACGGTAACTGTCAATCCAGATGGAGCAGTTCAAGTCTCTAATTAA
- the wecB gene encoding non-hydrolyzing UDP-N-acetylglucosamine 2-epimerase → MAKPKIMTVYGTRPEAIKVAPVIKALEADDRFESVAVSTGQHKEMLEQVNTMFGITPKHDLGLMKPGQTLNEIVSRAIAGLDEIIVAEEPDVIISQGDTSTAMAAALAGFHRGVQIVHLEAGLRTGNILSPFPEEANRKIIGQVAALHLAPTEGAMENLRREDVRSKDIVVTGNTVIDALLEAATWDIEFSDPTLAEAANSDKRFVVVTTHRRENLDAMKEIGGAVQDLAKAYPDTIFALPLHLNPKVREAVLPEVEALENVIITDPLPYDQFTKLQNRAAIILTDSGGVQEEAPSLGKPVLVMRQNTERPEAVVAGTVKLVGTNRELIVAEAKLLLDDNAAYSAMANAVNPYGDGKGAQRAVAAIAELTGVGERVEDFLPEAGSSKDSQGKE, encoded by the coding sequence ATGGCTAAGCCGAAAATTATGACTGTGTACGGTACACGACCTGAAGCAATCAAGGTCGCACCGGTCATCAAAGCTCTAGAAGCTGATGATCGCTTCGAGTCCGTTGCAGTCTCTACTGGCCAGCACAAGGAAATGCTGGAGCAGGTAAACACCATGTTTGGAATTACCCCCAAGCATGACTTGGGATTGATGAAGCCGGGACAGACCCTCAATGAGATTGTTTCCCGTGCCATTGCCGGCCTCGATGAGATCATCGTTGCTGAGGAGCCGGACGTCATCATTTCCCAGGGTGATACATCAACGGCCATGGCAGCGGCTCTTGCTGGCTTCCACCGCGGTGTGCAGATCGTTCACCTGGAGGCAGGACTGCGTACCGGCAACATCTTGTCCCCGTTCCCGGAGGAAGCAAACCGTAAGATCATCGGTCAGGTTGCAGCCCTGCACCTTGCGCCGACTGAAGGCGCAATGGAGAACCTGCGCCGCGAGGACGTTCGTTCTAAGGACATCGTTGTAACCGGCAATACGGTTATTGATGCTCTCCTTGAAGCAGCAACTTGGGACATCGAATTCTCGGATCCAACTCTTGCTGAGGCCGCTAACTCGGACAAGCGTTTCGTTGTTGTCACCACACACCGCCGCGAGAACCTTGACGCGATGAAGGAGATCGGTGGTGCTGTACAGGATCTAGCAAAGGCATATCCGGATACTATTTTTGCGCTGCCGCTGCACCTGAACCCAAAGGTCCGCGAAGCAGTTCTTCCGGAGGTTGAGGCGCTGGAGAACGTCATCATCACGGATCCTCTTCCGTACGATCAGTTCACCAAGCTCCAGAACCGTGCGGCCATCATCCTGACCGACTCTGGCGGAGTCCAGGAGGAAGCACCTTCCTTGGGCAAGCCGGTTTTGGTCATGCGCCAAAACACCGAGCGCCCTGAGGCCGTCGTCGCCGGCACCGTGAAGCTGGTGGGAACCAACCGTGAGCTTATCGTGGCGGAAGCGAAGCTTCTGCTTGATGACAATGCCGCTTATTCTGCAATGGCTAATGCCGTTAACCCATATGGCGATGGCAAGGGCGCTCAGCGCGCAGTAGCGGCCATCGCAGAGTTGACCGGGGTAGGCGAGCGCGTAGAAGATTTTTTGCCGGAGGCAGGTTCCTCTAAGGACTCCCAAGGCAAGGAATAA
- a CDS encoding DUF1707 domain-containing protein encodes MKPLDIRCNHRERMKAADFLGDALSAGQIDLDDFEKRSAACVDATTRAELIEPLADLVENPEVLLFGQERKSAKAYAGQQESKAIAKVEQAIRQVQPSVQETRSLAVGIFGGSTVSGGAVAHSLTALGFFGGVDIDLTGVALHSRTTTIEAVGVFGGVDVYIPEGFRVHVSGVDLFGGHDLKVENGAIHPNDLPVDAPEINVNCYSLFGGVDVHVGRRYKG; translated from the coding sequence GTGAAACCGCTGGATATCCGCTGTAACCACCGAGAACGCATGAAAGCTGCAGATTTCTTAGGAGATGCGCTTTCGGCAGGGCAGATTGACCTCGATGATTTTGAGAAGCGTTCGGCCGCCTGCGTAGATGCAACAACCCGCGCTGAGCTTATCGAGCCGCTAGCCGACCTTGTAGAGAACCCAGAAGTTCTCCTTTTTGGGCAGGAACGAAAAAGCGCAAAGGCCTATGCGGGCCAGCAAGAATCTAAAGCCATCGCCAAGGTAGAGCAGGCCATCCGCCAGGTGCAGCCGAGCGTGCAGGAGACCCGCTCTCTTGCGGTGGGGATTTTCGGCGGGTCCACTGTCAGCGGTGGGGCAGTAGCTCATTCCCTGACAGCCCTCGGCTTTTTCGGCGGCGTGGACATTGATCTCACGGGTGTTGCCTTGCATAGTCGTACTACCACCATCGAAGCGGTGGGGGTCTTTGGTGGCGTGGATGTCTATATTCCCGAAGGCTTCCGCGTCCACGTCAGCGGCGTAGACCTTTTTGGTGGGCATGACCTCAAGGTAGAGAACGGCGCCATCCATCCGAATGACCTGCCAGTGGACGCACCAGAAATCAACGTCAACTGCTATAGCCTCTTCGGCGGCGTAGACGTTCACGTGGGGCGCCGCTACAAAGGCTAG